In one window of Camelina sativa cultivar DH55 chromosome 15, Cs, whole genome shotgun sequence DNA:
- the LOC104745738 gene encoding cytochrome P450 72A13-like, producing MEISVASVTISVAIVVVSLWVWRTLQWVWFKPKMLESYLRRQGLAGTRYTPLVGDLKRNANMLAEARSKPIKLTDDTRPRIVPFPLHMLKTHGRTFFTWLGPIPTITIMDPELIKEVFNKVYDFQKAHTFPLGRLIVPGLVSYDGDKWTKHRRIINPAFHLEKIKNMVPAFHQSCSETVGEWDKLVSNKGSSCEVDVWPWLLSMTADVISRTAFGSSYKEGQRIFELQAELSQLIIQAVQKAFIPGYSYLPTKGNRRMNATAREMKVILRGIIDKRLRGREGGEVPSDDLLGILLESNLGQTKGNGMSTEELMEECKLFYFAGQETTSVLLVWTMVLLSQHQDWQARAREEVKQVFGDKEPDAEGLNQLKVMTTILYEVLRLYPPPCQLTRTINKEMKLGDMTLPSGVQISLPVLLIQRDTELWGHDAGEFKPERFKDGLSKATKGQVSFLAFAWGPRFCIGQNYAMLEAKMAMALILQKFSFELSPSYVHAPDTVLTTHPQFGAPLILHKL from the exons ATGGAGATTTCAGTTGCATCGGTAACAATTTCAGTAGCTATAGTTGTTGTGTCGTTGTGGGTATGGAGAACTTTACAATGGGTTTGGTTTAAACCAAAGATGCTTGAGAGTTACCTGAGAAGACAAGGTCTTGCCGGAACTCGGTACACGCCTCTTGTCGGCGATTTGAAGAGGAATGCCAATATGTTGGCCGAGGCAAGATCAAAACCCATCAAACTAACGGATGATACAAGACCACGTATCGTGCCTTTTCCCTTGCACATGCTCAAGACTCACG GGAGAACTTTCTTTACATGGCTTGGACCCATACCAACCATCACCATAATGGATCCTGAGCTAATTAAGGAAGTGTTCAACAAAGTTTATGATTTCCAGAAGGCGCATACGTTCCCTTTGGGCAGATTAATAGTGCCTGGACTCGTTAGTTATGATGGTGATAAATGGACAAAACACAGAAGAATTATCAACCCAGCTTTCCACCTTGAGAAGATCAAG AATATGGTACCTGCGTTCCATCAGAGCTGCAGCGAAACTGTTGGCGAGTGGGACAAGTTAGTGTCGAATAAAGGGTCTTCCTGTGAGGTGGATGTTTGGCCTTGGCTTCTGAGTATGACTGCAGATGTGATCTCTCGTACTGCTTTTGGTAGCAGCTACAAAGAAGGACAGAGGATATTTGAGCTCCAAGCAGAACTATCACAACTCATCATACAAGCTGTTCAGAAAGCTTTCATTCCTGGATACAG TTATCTACCTACAAAGGGTAACAGAAGGATGAACGCAACAGCTAGAGAAATGAAAGTTATACTGAGAGGGATCATTGACAAAAGGTTAAGGGGAAGAGAAGGTGGGGAAGTACCAAGTGACGATTTGCTTGGTATTCTTCTTGAATCGAACTTGGGACAAACGAAAGGAAATGGAATGAGTACTGAGGAACTGATGGAGGAGTGCAAGTTGTTCTATTTCGCGGGGCAAGAGACTACATCAGTACTTCTGGTTTGGACAATGGTTCTGTTAAGCCAACACCAAGACTGGCAGGCTCGTGCTCGAGAAGAAGTGAAGCAAGTCTTTGGCGATAAAGAACCTGATGCAGAAGGCCTCAACCAACTCAAAGTT ATGACAACAATATTATACGAAGTCCTCAGGCTATATCCTCCACCATGCCAGCTGACCCGAACCATAAACAAAGAGATGAAACTAGGCGACATGACATTACCAAGCGGTGTTCAGATCAGTCTACCCGTTCTGCTAATCCAACGCGATACAGAGCTGTGGGGGCACGATGCAGGGGAGTTCAAGCCAGAGAGATTCAAAGACGGTCTCTCAAAGGCAACAAAAGGACAAGTCTCCTTCTTAGCTTTCGCGTGGGGACCAAGGTTTTGCATAGGCCAGAACTATGCAATGCTTGAGGCAAAGATGGCAATGGCTTTGATTCTACAGAAATTCTCCTTTGAGCTCTCCCCTTCATATGTTCATGCGCCAGACACAGTCCTCACCACTCACCCACAGTTCGGTGCTCCACTTATCTTGCACAAGCTCTAA
- the LOC104745731 gene encoding 60S ribosomal protein L18a-like protein, with product MTSGAVEDGKNRSVVTDHQHHNQQPPPPFQGVSNYQPPPQQQQPPAGGFPQPAQPYVQGYAVNGGMTTAEHHRLPCCGIGIGWVLFILGFFFGAIPWYIGFFLLLFSRNPRERPGYIACAIGSVVATIIIVIGAVRGSGVWS from the exons ATGACGAGCGGCGCCGTGGAAGACGGTAAGAACAGATCAGTCGTGACGGATCATCAACACCACAACCAACAGCCTCCTCCTCCGTTTCAAGGCGTCTCTAACTATCAACCTCCgccgcagcagcagcagcctcCGGCCGGCGGTTTTCCTCAGCCGGCTCAGCCCTACGTACAAG GTTATGCTGTTAATGGAGGCATGACAACAGCTGAACACCATCGCCTTCCTTGTTGTGGTATAGGCATTGGCTGGGTATT atTCATCCTTGGTTTCTTCTTCGGTGCGATCCCTTGGTACATCGGGTTCTTCCTTCTATTGTTCTCTAGAAACCCCCGCGAGAGACCAGGATATATAGCTTGCGCCATTGGA TCTGTTGTTGCTACCATTATCATCGTCATTGGAGCCGTAAGAGGATCAGGGGTCTGGTCCTGA
- the LOC104745734 gene encoding cytochrome P450 72A13-like, with amino-acid sequence MPFSLVAALLVAVVTVLVLWTWRIVKWVWIEPKMLESCLKRQGLTGTPYTPFIGDIKRNVDMMMEARSKPIKLTDDITPRLLPLTLKMLNTHGKTFFIWIGPIPTIVITNPEQIKEIFNKVYDFEKASTFPLIRLLAGGLASYKGDKWASHRRIINPAFHLEKIKNMVPAFYHCCNEIVCQWEKLFTDKESSLEVDVWPWLVNMTADVISHTAFGSSYEEGQKIFQLQGEMAELVAQAFKKSYIPGSRFYPTKSNRRMKAIDREVNVILRRIVSKREKAREAGEPANDDLLGILLESNSEESQGNGMNVEEVMKECKLFYFAGQETTSVLLVWTMALLSHHQDWQARAREEVRQVLGENKKPDMESLNNLKVMTMIFYEVLRLYPPVAQLKRAVNKELKLGELTLPAGVQVYLPTILVQRDIELWGDDAADFKPERFRDGLSKATKNQVSFFPFGWGPRICIGQNFAMLEAKMAMTLILQRFSFELSPSYVHAPQTVMTTRPQFGAHLILHKL; translated from the exons ATGCCTTTTTCACTAGTAGCAGCTTTGTTAGTGGCGGTTGTAACAGTATTGGTACTGTGGACATGGCGGATCGTGAAGTGGGTCTGGATAGAACCAAAGATGCTTGAGAGTTGCCTGAAAAGACAGGGTCTTACCGGAACTCCTTACACGCCTTTCATCGGAGATATTAAGAGAAACgttgatatgatgatggagGCGAGATCTAAACCCATCAAGTTAACCGACGATATCACCCCACGTCTCCTTCCTCTCACCTTGAAGATGCTCAATACTCACG GAAAAACTTTCTTCATATGGATTGGACCAATTCCAACGATTGTGATAACGAATCCAGAGCAGATCAAGGAGATCTTTAACAAAGTTTACGACTTTGAGAAAGCTTCTACATTCCCATTGATCAGATTGTTAGCAGGAGGGCTTGCAAGTTACAAGGGAGATAAATGGGCGAGTCACAGGAGGATCATCAACCCTGCTTTTCACCTCGAGAAGATCAAG AACATGGTCCCTGCGTTTTACCATTGTTGCAACGAGATTGTCTGTCAATGGGAGAAGCTATTTACAGATAAAGAATCGTCTCTTGAAGTCGATGTTTGGCCTTGGCTTGTGAATATGACTGCGGATGTGATCTCACATACTGCTTTTGGAAGCAGCTATGAAGAAGGGCAGAAGATATTTCAACTACAAGGGGAAATGGCTGAGCTCGTTGCACAAGCTTTTAAGAAATCTTACATCCCTGGATCGAG GTTTTACCCAACAAAGAGCAATAGAAGGATGAAAGCAATAGATAGAGAAGTAAATGTAATACTGAGACGTATTGTGAGCAAACGGGAGAAAGCGAGAGAAGCTGGAGAACCAGCAAACGATGATTTGTTGGGGATACTGCTTGAATCAAATTCAGAGGAATCTCAAGGAAATGGAATGAATGTAGAAGAAGTGATGAAAGAGTGCAAGTTGTTTTATTTCGCAGGACAAGAGACTACTTCGGTACTGTTGGTCTGGACTATGGCTTTGTTAAGCCATCACCAAGACTGGCAAGCTCGTGCACGAGAGGAAGTGAGGCAAGTACTCGGTGAAAATAAGAAACCTGATATGGAGTCCCTTAACAACCTTAAAGTT ATGACCATGATCTTCTATGAGGTTTTGAGGCTATACCCTCCGGTGGCTCAGCTTAAACGAGCTGTTAACAAAGAATTGAAGCTAGGAGAGCTTACCCTTCCAGCTGGAGTTCAGGTTTATTTACCAACTATACTTGTCCAGCGCGACATCGAGCTTTGGGGTGATGATGCAGCGGATTTTAAACCCGAGCGGTTCAGAGACGGGCTCTCAAAGGCAACAAAGAACCAGGTCTCCTTCTTTCCCTTTGGATGGGGGCCTAGGATTTGCATCGGTCAGAATTTTGCTATGTTGGAGGCAAAGATGGCAATGACTTTGATTCTACAGAGATTCTCCTTCGAGCTCTCTCCTTCTTATGTTCACGCGCCTCAAACAGTCATGACCACTCGTCCTCAGTTCGGAGCTCATCTCATCCTGCACAAGCTCTGA
- the LOC104745743 gene encoding cytochrome P450 72A13-like — protein MEISVASVTVSVAVVVVSWWVWRALKWVWFKPKMLESYLRRQGLAGTHYTPLVGDLKRNFSMLAEARSKPIKLTDDITPRVVPYPLHILRTHGRTFFTWFGPVPVVTIMDPELIKEVFNKVNDFPKAHAFPLGRIIAAGLVSYDGDKWAKHRRIINPAFHLEKIKNMVPAFHQSCSEVVGQWDKLVLDKEGLSCEMDVWPWLVSMTADVISRTAFGSSYKEGQRIFELQAELATLIIQAFRKAFIPGYNYLPTKGNRRMKAAAREVKVILGGIVNKRLRAREAGDAPSDDLLGILLESNLGQTKGNGMTTEELMEECKLFYFAGQETTTVLLVWTMILLSQHKDWQSRAREEVKQVFGDKEPDTEGLNQLKVMTMILYEVLRLYPPVTQLTRAIHKEMKLGDMTLPSGVQISLPILLVQHDTELWGNDAAEFKPERFKDGVSKATKNQVSFFPFAWGPRICIGQNFAMLEAKMAMALILQKFSFELSPSYVHAPHTVITIHPQFGAPLILHKL, from the exons ATGGAGATTTCAGTGGCTTCGGTAACAGTTTCAGTAGCTGTAGTTGTTGTGTCGTGGTGGGTATGGAGAGCATTAAAGTGGGTTTGGTTTAAACCAAAGATGCTTGAGAGTTACTTGAGAAGACAAGGTCTTGCCGGAACTCATTACACGCCTCTCGTCGGCGATTTGAAGAGAAATTTCAGTATGTTGGCTGAGGCAAGATCCAAACCCATCAAGCTAACGGATGATATCACACCACGTGTTGTGCCTTATCCCTTGCACATACTCAGGACTCACG GGAGAACTTTCTTTACATGGTTTGGACCCGTACCAGTCGTCACCATAATGGATCCTGAGCTAATCAAGGAAGTTTTCAACAAAGTTAATGATTTCCCAAAGGCGCATGCGTTCCCTTTGGGAAGAATTATAGCGGCTGGACTCGTTAGTTATGATGGTGATAAATGGGCAAAACACAGAAGAATCATCAACCCGGCTTTCCACCTTGAGAAGATCAAG AATATGGTACCTGCCTTCCACCAGAGTTGCAGCGAGGTTGTTGGCCAATGGGACAAGTTAGTGTTGGATAAAGAAGGGTTGTCCTGTGAGATGGATGTTTGGCCTTGGCTTGTGAGTATGACTGCAGATGTGATCTCCCGTACTGCTTTTGGCAGCAGCTACAAAGAAGGACAGAGGATTTTTGAGCTCCAAGCAGAACTAGCAACGCTCATCATACAAGCTTTTCGGAAAGCTTTCATCCCTGGATACAA TTATCTCCCTACAAAGGGTAATAGAAGGATGAAAGCAGCAGCTAGAGAAGTCAAAGTTATACTGGGAGGGATCGTTAACAAAAGGTTAAGGGCAAGAGAAGCTGGGGACGCACCAAGTGACGATTTGCTGGGTATACTTCTTGAATCGAATTTGGGTCAAACGAAAGGAAATGGAATGACTACCGAGGAACTGATGGAGGAGTGCAAGTTGTTCTATTTCGCCGGGCAAGAGACCACAACAGTACTTCTGGTTTGGACAATGATTCTGTTAAGCCAACACAAAGACTGGCAGTCTCGTGCACGAGAAGAAGTGAAGCAAGTCTTTGGCGATAAAGAACCTGACACAGAAGGCCTTAACCAGCTCAAAGTT ATGACAATGATACTATACGAAGTCCTAAGACTATATCCTCCAGTAACACAGCTGACCCGAGCCATACACAAAGAGATGAAGCTAGGAGACATGACATTACCAAGCGGTGTTCAGATCAGTCTACCCATTCTGCTAGTCCAACACGACACGGAGCTGTGGGGAAACGACGCAGCAGAGTTCAAGCCAGAGAGATTCAAAGACGGTGTCTCAAAGGCAACAAAAAACCAAGTCTCCTTCTTTCCATTTGCGTGGGGACCGAGGATATGCATAGGACAGAACTTTGCAATGCTTGAAGCAAAGATGGCAATGGCATTGATACTACAGAAGTTTTCCTTTGAGCTCTCTCCTTCATATGTTCACGCGCCTCACACAGTCATCACCATTCACCCACAGTTCGGTGCTCCTCTTATCTTGCACAAGCTCTAA
- the LOC104745736 gene encoding cytochrome P450 72A15-like, with product MEISGASLTVSIALVVVSWWVWRTLKWVWFKPKMLERYLRRQGLAGTPYTPLVGDLKRNVNMFTEAISKPIKLTDDITPRVMPHPLQMFKNHGRSFFTWLGPTPTITLMDPDQIKEVFNNVYDFQKAQTFLLGNLIATGLINYDGDKWAKHRRIINPAFHLEKLKKMVPAFHQSCSEVVCEWEKLVSDKGSSCEVDVWPWLVSMTADVISRTAFGSSYKEGQRIFELQTELVHLIIQAFWKVYIPGYRYLPTKNNRRMKAASKEIQDILRGIVNKRLRARDAGKAPNDDLLGILLESNLGQAKGNGMSTEDVMEECKLFYFAGQETTSVLLVWTMVLLSQHQAWQARARDEVKQVFGDKEPDTEGLNQLKVMTMILYEVLRLYPPVTHLTRAIHKEMKLGDLTLPGGVHISLPVMLVQRDTKLWGNDAAEFKPERFKDGISKATKSQVSFFPFAWGPRICIGQNFTLMEAKMAMALILLRFSFELSPSYVHAPYTVVTIHPQFGAHLILHKL from the exons ATGGAGATATCAGGTGCATCGTTAACAGTTTCAATAGCTCTAGTTGTTGTGTCGTGGTGGGTATGGAGAACTTTAAAGTGGGTTTGGTTTAAACCAAAGATGCTTGAGAGATACTTGAGAAGACAGGGTCTTGCCGGAACTCCTTACACGCCTCTTGTCGGCGACTTGAAGAGGAATGTCAACATGTTTACGGAGGCAATATCCAAACCCATCAAACTAACAGATGATATCACACCACGTGTCATGCCTCATCCCTTGCAAATGTTCAAGAATCACG GAAGGTCTTTCTTTACATGGCTTGGACCAACACCAACCATCACGCTAATGGATCCTGACCAAATCAAGGAAGTGTTCAACAATGTTTATGATTTCCAGAAGGCACAGACGTTCCTTTTGGGAAATTTAATAGCAACTGGACTCATTAATTATGATGGTGATAAATGGGCCAAGCATCGAAGAATCATCAACCCGGCTTTCCACCTTGAGAAGCTCaag AAAATGGTACCTGCGTTCCACCAAAGCTGCAGCGAGGTTGTTTGCGAATGGGAAAAGTTAGTATCAGATAAAGGGTCGTCGTGTGAGGTAGACGTTTGGCCTTGGCTTGTGAGTATGACTGCAGATGTGATCTCTCGTACTGCTTTTGGTAGCAGCTACAAAGAAGGACAGAGGATATTTGAGCTCCAAACAGAACTAGTACATCTCATCATACAAGCTTTTTGGAAAGTTTACATCCCTGGATATCG TTATCTCCCTACAAAGAATAATAGAAGGATGAAAGCAGCATCTAAAGAAATCCAAGATATACTGAGAGGGATCGTTAACAAAAGGTTAAGAGCGAGAGACGCTGGGAAAGCACCAAACGACGATTTGCTGGGTATACTTCTTGAATCGAACTTGGGGCAAGCTAAAGGAAATGGAATGAGCACTGAGGATGTGATGGAGGAGTGCAAGTTGTTCTATTTCGCCGGGCAAGAGACAACTTCGGTACTTCTGGTCTGGACAATGGTATTGTTAAGCCAACACCAAGCCTGGCAGGCTCGTGCACGAGATGAAGTTAAGCAAGTTTTTGGCGACAAAGAACCTGATACAGAAGGTCTCAACCAGCTCAAAGTT ATGACGATGATATTATATGAGGTTCTCAGGCTATATCCTCCAGTAACTCACCTAACCCGAGCCATTCACAAAGAGATGAAGCTAGGTGACTTGACACTACCAGGCGGTGTTCATATCAGTCTACCCGTAATGCTAGTCCAACGCGACACCAAGCTGTGGGGGAATGATGCAGCGGAGTTCAAGCCTGAGAGATTCAAAGACGGTATTTCAAAAGCAACAAAGAGCCAAGTCTCCTTCTTTCCATTTGCGTGGGGACCAAGGATCTGCATTGGCCAGAATTTTACCCTGATGGAGGCAAAGATGGCAATGGCATTGATTCTGCTGAGATTCTCTTTCGAGCTTTCTCCTTCCTATGTTCATGCGCCTTACACCGTCGTCACCATTCACCCACAATTTGGTGCTCATCTTATCCTGCACAAGCTATAA
- the LOC104745733 gene encoding 60S ribosomal protein L18a-3, protein MGVFRFHQYQVVGRALPTEKDEHPKIYRMKLWGKNEVCAKSKFWYFMRKLKKVKKSNGQMLAINEIFEKNPTTIKNYGIWLRYQSRTGYHNMYKEYRDTTLNGAVEQMYTEMASRHRVRFPCIQIIKTATVPAKLCKRESTKQFHNSKIKFPLVFRKVRPPSRKLKTTYKASRPNLFM, encoded by the exons ATGGGTGTTTTCCGG TTTCATCAGTATCAAGTGGTTGGGAGGGCCCTTCCGACAGAGAAAGATGAGCACCCTAAGATCTATAGGATGAAGCTATGGGGTAAAAATGAAGTATGTGCCAAGTCCAAGTTTTG GTACTTCATGAGGAAactgaagaaggtgaagaaaagCAACGGGCAGATGCTTGCCATCAATGAG ATTTTTGAGAAGAACCCGACGACGATCAAGAATTATGGTATTTGGCTGCGTTATCAGAGCCGAACTGGGTACCATAACATGTACAAAGAGTACCGTGACACAACACTCAATGGTGCAGTGGAGCAGATGTACACTGAGATGGCTTCTCGTCATAGAGTGAGGTTCCCTTGCATTCAGATCATCAAGACCGCAACAGTTCCTGCAAAGCTGTGCAAGAGAGAGAGCACCAAACAGTTCCACAACTCGAAGATCAAGTTCCCTCTTGTTTTCAGAAAGGTCAGACCACCAAGCAGGAAGCTCAAGACTACATACAAGGCATCAAGGCCCAACCTCTTCATGTAA
- the LOC104745742 gene encoding uncharacterized protein LOC104745742 produces MEEVQQMEWDRMCYIPTIEERKFSRWNGIEYATFPPLKKARCLRRSFSPLHSELLALIWAMESLMAAGVDCKNYETDCAELIAIVQSLEEWPAFSNILDDFSLLRSSFPSFTLTKIPRSSNERADCLARSSRTLVSELSFVNFYPPAWVTNLGVIF; encoded by the exons ATGGAGGAAGTTCAGCAGATGGAATGGGATCGAATGTGCTACATTCCCACCATTGAAGAAAG GAAGTTCAGCAGATGGAATGGGATCGAATATGCTACCTTCCCACCATTGAAGAAAG CGCGATGTCTGAGACGAAGCTTTTCACCCCTTCACTCGGAGTTACTTGCTTTGATCTGGGCTATGGAATCCCTCATGGCGGCTGGTGTTGATTGTAAAAATTATGAGACAGACTGTGCAGAGCTAATTGCGATTGTGCAATCTCTAGAAGAGTGGCCCGCCTTCTCCAATATATTGGATGATTTCAGCCTTCTCCGATCCTCCTTCCCTTCTTTTACTCTTACCAAGATTCCGCGATCGTCTAACGAgagggcagattgtcttgctcgtTCTTCAAGAACTTTAGTTTCAGAATTATCTTTTGTAAACTTCTATCCTCCGGCTTGGgtaaccaatcttggagttattttctaa
- the LOC104745737 gene encoding cytochrome P450 72A13-like: MSDTEISAVAVAAAIVVVTVVAVWIWKGLNLAWLSPKKNEAYLKRQGLSGTPFTFLVGDVRREASMVEQAKSKPISLTDDNTQRVMPLILQTVKDHGKTTYMWMGPKARVIVTKPEHIKEVFNRVYDFPKPPIHPIVELFATGVAMCDGEKWAKHRKIINPPFHLEKLKVMIPAFYERCSEMISKWEIMVSEKGSLSEIDIWPYLGDLTSDVISRTAFGSSYEEGKRIFELQEEQGRRLLKALELGFIPGMRFLPTKNNMRMWQINREVKSRLKEIIMKRQRAMEAREAPKNDLLGILLESNSGDHGMSIDDVVEECRLFHFAGQETTAVLLVWTMIMLSHYKQWQEQAREEILEVIGKNNKPNFDALSRLKIMSMILNEVLRLYPPGILLGRAIEKETKLGEDMTLPGGAEVVVPVLMVHRDPELWGEDVHEFKPERFADGISKATKNQVSFLPFGWGPRFCPGQTFALMEAKMALVLILQRFSFELSPSYTHAPHTVLTLHPQFGAPLIFHML; this comes from the exons ATGAGTGATACAGAGATATCAGCGGTGGCAGTTGCGGCTGCGATTGTGGTGGTAACTGTGGTTGCGGTATGGATATGGAAAGGCCTGAATCTGGCTTGGCTTAGTCCAAAGAAGAACGAGGCTTATCTAAAGAGACAAGGTCTCTCTGGAACTCCTTTCACCTTTCTTGTTGGAGATGTTAGAAGGGAAGCCAGTATGGTGGAGCAAGCAAAGTCTAAACCCATCAGTCTTACAGACGATAATACGCAACGTGTCATGCCTCTGATATTACAGACCGTGAAGGATCATG gGAAGACAACTTACATGTGGATGGGACCTAAAGCGAGAGTGATCGTGACGAAACCAGAACACATCAAAGAAGTTTTTAACAGAGTTTATGATTTCCCAAAGCCACCAATTCACCCAATCGTTGAGCTTTTTGCGACTGGTGTCGCGATGTGTGACGGGGAGAAATGGGCTAAGCATAGGAAGATAATAAACCCTCCTTTTCATCTAGAAAAGCTCAAG GTTATGATACCTGCGTTCTACGAGAGATGCAGTGAGATGATAAGTAAATGGGAGATAATGGTGAGCGAGAAGGGATCATTAAGTGAGATTGATATTTGGCCATACCTTGGGGATCTAACATCAGATGTCATTTCACGTACTGCGTTTGGTAGTAGCTACGAGGAAGGTAAGAGAATCTTTGAGCTTCAAGAAGAACAAGGCCGACGACTTTTAAAAGCTCTTGAGCTTGGTTTTATCCCTGGAATGAG GTTTCTACCAACAAAGAACAACATGAGGATGTGGCAAATAAATAGGGAAGTTAAGTCTAGACTGAAAGAGATCATCATGAAAAGACAGAGAGCTATGGAAGCACGGGAGGCTCCAAAGAATGATCTGTTGGGGATACTCTTGGAATCAAATTCGGGAGATCACGGTATGAGTATTGATGATGTGGTCGAAGAGTGCAGGCTGTTTCACTTTGCGGGCCAAGAAACCACCGCGGTGCTGCTCGTGTGGACCATGATTATGCTGAGCCATTACAAGCAATGGCAAGAACAAGCTAGAGAAGAGATCTTAGAAGTCATTGGAAAGAACAACAAACCTAACTTTGATGCACTCTCTCGACTCAAAATA ATGAGCATGATACTTAACGAAGTATTGAGGTTATACCCACCAGGGATACTACTTGGTCGAGcaatagagaaagaaacaaagcttGGTGAGGACATGACACTTCCAGGTGGTGCAGAAGTAGTGGTTCCTGTTCTTATGGTTCATCGTGATCCCGAGCTCTGGGGAGAAGATGTTCATGAGTTTAAGCCAGAAAGATTCGCTGATGGGATCTCAAAGGCCACAAAGAACCAAGTTTCGTTTCTTCCGTTTGGATGGGGACCAAGATTCTGTCCTGGCCAGACTTTTGCTCTCATGGAAGCTAAGATGGCTCTTGTCTTGATTCTACAGAGATTCTCTTTCGAGCTGTCACCTTCGTACACTCACGCCCCTCACACGGTTCTTACACTTCATCCTCAGTTTGGTGCTCCGCTGATCTTCCACATGCTCTAA
- the LOC104745735 gene encoding cytochrome P450 72A13-like, giving the protein MEISVASVTVSVAVVVVSLWVWRTLQWVWFKPKMLESYLRRQGLAGTSYTPLVGDLKRHFSMLTEAKSKPIKLTDDITPRIVPYPLQMLKTHGRTHFTWLGPIPTITIMDPELIKEVFNKVYDFQKAHTFPLGRLIAAGLLSYDGDKWAKHRRIINPAFHLEKIKNMVPAFHQSCSETVGEWDKLVSNKGSSCELDVWPWLVSMTADVISRTAFGSSYKEGQRIFELQAELAQLIIQAFQKTFIPGYRYLPTKGNRRMNATARKIKVILRGIVDKRLRAREGGEVPSDDLLGILLESNSGQTEGNGMSTEELMEECKLFYFAGQETTSVLLVWTMVLLSQHKDWQARAREEVKQVFGDEEPTTEGLNQLKIMTTILYEVLRLYPPVSQLTRAINKEMKLGDMTLPSGVQITLPIMLVQRDTELWGKDAGEFKPERFKDGLSKATKGQVSFLAFAWGPRICIGQNFAMLEAKMAMALILQKFSFELSPSYVHAPDTVLTTHPQFGAPLILHKL; this is encoded by the exons ATGGAGATATCAGTTGCATCGGTAACAGTTTCAGTAGCTGTAGTTGTTGTGTCGTTGTGGGTATGGAGAACTTTACAGTGGGTTTGGTTTAAACCAAAGATGCTTGAGAGTTATCTGAGAAGACAAGGTCTTGCCGGAACATCTTACACGCCTCTTGTCGGCGATTTAAAGAGGCATTTCAGCATGTTGACCGAGGCAAAATCCAAACCCATTAAACTAACGGATGATATTACACCACGTATCGTGCCTTATCCCTTGCAAATGCTCAAGACTCACG GGAGAACTCACTTTACATGGCTTGGACCCATACCAACCATCACCATAATGGATCCTGAGCTAATCAAGGAAGTGTTCAACAAAGTTTATGATTTCCAGAAGGCGCATACGTTCCCTTTGGGCAGATTAATAGCGGCTGGACTCCTTAGTTATGATGGTGACAAATGGGCAAAACACCGAAGAATTATCAACCCAGCTTTCCACCTTGAGAAGATCAAG AATATGGTACCTGCGTTCCATCAAAGCTGCAGCGAAACTGTTGGCGAGTGGGACAAGTTAGTGTCGAATAAAGGGTCGTCCTGTGAGCTGGATGTTTGGCCTTGGCTTGTGAGTATGACTGCAGATGTGATCTCTCGTACTGCTTTTGGCAGCAGCTACAAAGAAGGACAGAGGATATTTGAGCTCCAAGCAGAACTAGCACAACTCATCATACAAGCTTTTCAGAAAACTTTCATTCCTGGATACCG TTATCTCCCTACAAAGGGTAACAGAAGAATGAACGCAACAGCTAGAAAAATCAAAGTTATACTGAGAGGGATCGTTGACAAAAGGTTAAGGGCAAGAGAAGGTGGGGAAGTACCAAGTGACGATTTGCTGGGTATACTTCTTGAATCGAATTCGGGTCAAACGGAAGGAAATGGAATGAGTACTGAGGAACTGATGGAGGAGTGCAAGTTGTTCTATTTCGCGGGGCAAGAGACTACATCAGTACTTCTGGTTTGGACAATGGTTCTGTTAAGCCAACACAAAGACTGGCAGGCTCGTGCGCGAGAAGAAGTGAAGCAAGTCTTTGGCGATGAAGAACCTACTACAGAAGGTCTCAACCAGCTCAAAATT ATGACAACGATATTATACGAAGTCCTCAGGCTATATCCTCCAGTATCCCAGCTGACCAGAGCCATAAACAAAGAGATGAAGCTAGGCGACATGACATTACCAAGCGGTGTTCAGATCACTCTACCCATTATGCTAGTACAACGGGACACGGAGCTGTGGGGCAAAGATGCAGGGGAGTTCAAGCCAGAGAGATTCAAAGACGGTCTCTCAAAGGCAACAAAAGGACAAGTCTCCTTCTTAGCTTTTGCGTGGGGACCGAGGATATGCATAGGCCAGAACTTTGCAATGCTTGAGGCAAAGATGGCAATGGCTTTGATTCTACAGAAATTCTCATTTGAGCTTTCTCCTTCATATGTTCATGCGCCAGACACAGTCCTCACCACTCACCCACAGTTCGGTGCTCCACTTATCTTGCACAAGCTCTAA